The proteins below are encoded in one region of Drosophila santomea strain STO CAGO 1482 chromosome 2R, Prin_Dsan_1.1, whole genome shotgun sequence:
- the LOC120446718 gene encoding chaoptin encodes MIQLRLRSLVLLHFVALASSEYVYGEPEFKCPKKSKALYPCECVKGSDNGLYIRCENTNLATLSVALQNLASFGLPIEELTIYRGHFVRLYGPLFAHINARMLIIEETPLATIEDYVFYGVNNTLEQLHLLRTNLSHVGQLGFGILGKAKELVIDGHAFQMLPKDLFAGQEIANSLGIIRVINGNLSDLPIETFQPLRKLKTLDLHGNQLENLKRNQFKNLRELEVLDISHNMIKKLEAQHIADLTKLGWCNVSHNALSELSRGTFARNSVLKVLHLSHNQIARLDANSFRGMRFLRRLFLSDNVLTDIGRGTFGSIARIGTIDLARNRLNKVEFQMFTQMNYVELLDLAENNITKIEKNSFKDIYQAIINVSHNALELIETAAFENCVNITVLDLSYNRLTNFSRRSFDETTFATYFQLSFNHLTNLAQIPIQNMTGLKVLNASYNSITDIPKNCFPKLYELHTIDVSHNNISSIFNGVFQTLFSLRSIDLSYNSMREIKSSTFGTLPTLLELDLSYNELESVVRGSLAKLTSLRQLYLNNNQLEKLFQLPISLNELYFSHNKLTKIPAGTWPVMNSLIYLDLSHNQLGDSLNGESFTGLLVVQRLKLQNNGISQPPMEAVSVMSTLQYLYLENNNITTLERSAFGKLPVLFELNMYGNQVKDISKRAFEGLLQLLTLNLSSNGIQTLQNDIFIGLPSLRNLDLSFNFLTKLDNKTNGVLDDLLSLETLDLSHNRISFVTKKTFPSHQYIPYNLRNLDLSYNLMPILTYDISFGTKKLVKLDVSHNQINDLRKGVISNFTSLQSLDMSHNDLANLKSEEHIFDLPQNLSHLDLSHNRIYHLPFANLVKVKFLKYVDLTNNSLEDVPASMVGSMRNGSQVLLAGNPLHCGCNARPLKYFMLQQTIAGENLQSIYCATPALIKDKQLISLDDDYLHCAEDEQELYKGIDYEQLTDVRFREVKTNKAGLLTLSWYVSGFSDVADFHVYIRSSSNDVLYQSDYAYNDRTAQIPVEELSALGEETLRGAEICIVSRDSDGNTRKWFSGQCQQLPSLKRPRTFFFGNFQVRGGVSRTSSSLPHCLLYIILVLFVARL; translated from the exons ATGATTCAGCTACGCCTGCGCAGTCTCGTCTTGCTGCACTTCGTTGCTCTGGCAAGTTCGGAATATGTCTATGGCGAACCCGAGTTCAAGTGCCCCAAGAA ATCCAAGGCCTTGTACCCCTGCGAGTGTGTAAAAGGCAGCGATAATGGGCTCTACATTCGCTGCGAAAATACCAACTTGGCTACCTTATCCGTTGCCCTCCAGAATTTAGCCTCTTTTGGTTTGCCCATCGAGGAGTTGACAATCTACAGAGGACATTTCG TTCGTCTATATGGGCCACTTTTTGCTCATATCAATGCGCGAATGCTAATCATAGAGGAAACACCGTTGGCCACCATTGAGGATTACGTTTTTTATGGAGTAAATAATACTTTGGAGCAACTGCATCTACTCCGCACAAATCTAAGCCATGTGGGACAACTAGGATTCGGc ATTCTAGGAAAGGCTAAGGAACTGGTAATTGACGGCCATGCCTTCCAAATGCTACCCAAGGATCTATTTGCTGGTCAGGAGATCGCAAATAGTCTGGGAATCATCCGTGTGATCAATGGTAACCTCAGTGATCTGCCTATAGAGACATTCCAGCCATTGCGGAAACTAAAAACGCTCGACTTGCACGGAAATCAGTTGGAGAATCTGAAACGCAACCAGTTCAAGAATCTGAGAGAGTTAGAGGTTCTGGACATAAGTCATAACATGATCAAAAAACTGGAGGCACAGCACATAGCTGATCTGACAAAGCTGGGATGGTGCAACGTTTCTCATAATGCACTAAGCGAACTTAGTCGTGGAACTTTTGCAAGAAACTCGGTGCTGAAGGTGCTCCATTTGTCCCACAACCAGATTGCACGCCTGGATGCAAATAGTTTCAGGGGTATGCGTTTCCTCCGGCGCCTTTTCCTAAGCGATAATGTGCTCACGGATATTGGTCGTGGTACTTTCGGCTCGATTGCTCGTATTGGAACCATAGATCTGGCACGCAACCGCCTTAACAAGGTCGAGTTCCAGATGTTTACCCAGATGAACTACGTGGAG TTGCTCGATTTAGCGGAGAATAACATAACCAAGATTGAAAAGAACTCTTTCAAGGATATTTACCAGGCCATCATAAACGTATCCCATAACGCTCTTGAGCTAATTGAAACAGCCGCGTTTGAAAATTGTGTAAACATTACAGTTCTTGACTTGTCTTATAATCGCTTGACCAATTTTTCGCGTCGCAGCTTCGACGAGACCACTTTCGCCACCTATTTTCAACTGAGCTTTAACCATCTTACCAACCTAGCACAG ATTCCCATACAAAATATGACAGGCTTGAAAGTATTGAATGCCTCGTACAACAGCATAACCGACATACCCAAAAACTGTTTTCCGAAGCTCTATGAACTGCACACCATCGATGTCTCGCACAATAACATCTCCAGCATATTTAATGGAGTTTTTCAAACCCTTTTCTCGCTACGATCAATTGATTTGAGCTATAATAGCATGAGGGAAATCAAGTCCTCGACGTTTGGCACTTTGCCAACCCTCTTAGAATTGGACCTGAGTTATAACGAACTGGAATCCGTGGTGCGAGGATCGCTGGCCAAACTGACCAGTTTGCGACAGCTGTATTTGAATAACAATCAATTGGAAAAACTATTCCAGTTGCCAATTTCCCTAAATGAGCTCTACTTCAGCCATAACAAACTCACTAAGATACCAGCGGGCACCTGGCCAGTGATGAACTCTCTGATCTACTTGGACTTGAGCCATAACCAACTAGGTGACAGTCTGAACGGCGAAAGTTTTACTGGCCTGTTGGTGGTGCAACGACTGAAGCTGCAAAACAATGGCATCAGTCAGCCACCAATGGAAGCGGTATCTGTCATGTCAACACTGCAGTACTTATATTTAGAG AACAACAATATTACGACCTTAGAGCGAAGTGCCTTTGGTAAGCTTCCCGTCTTATTTGAATTAAACATGTATGGTAATCAAGTTAAAGATATAAG CAAACGAGCTTTTGAGGGTCTGCTGCAACTGCTCACTTTAAATCTGTCATCCAACGGAATTCAGACTCTGCAGAATGACATCTTTATTGGCTTACCATCGCTGCGAAACCTTGATTTGTCATTCAATTTCCTCACCAAATTGGACAACAAAACCAATGGTGTTTTGGATGATTTACTTAGCTTGGAAACCTTAGACTTGAGCCACAATCGTATAAGTTTTGTGACCAAGAAAACCTTTCCTTCTCATCAGTACATTCCGTACAACCTACGAAACCTGGACCTGAGCTACAATTTAATGCCCATACTGACCTATGACATTTCCTTTGGCACCAAAAAGCTGGTTAAGTTAGATGTATCCCACAACCAGATCAACGATCTAAGGAAAGGAGTTATCTCTAATTTCACTTCACTTCAAAGTTTGGACATGTCTCACAATGATTTGGCTAATCTGAAGTCTGAAGAGCACATCTTTGACCTGCCTCAAAACCTAAGCCACTTGGACCTTTCCCATAATCGAATCTATCACTTGCCCTTCGCCAATCTGGTGAAAGTAAAATTCCTCAAATACGTTGATCTTACCAACAATAGTCTAGAAGATGTGCCAGCTTCGATGGTGGGCAGCATGCGGAATGGTAGCCAAGTGCTTCTGGCTGGCAATCCCCTGCACTGCGGTTGCAACGCACGACCTCTGAAGTACTTCATGCTGCAGCAAACGATAGCTGGTGAGAATTTGCAAAGCATTTACTGCGCGACGCCGGCTTTGATCAAGGACAAGCAGCTTATATCTCTGGACGATGACTATCTGCACTGCGCCGAGGATGAGCAAGAGCTGTATAAGGGCATTGACTATGAACAGCTTACAGATGTCCGATTCCGAGAAGTGAAAAC CAACAAAGCTGGCCTGTTGACCCTAAGCTGGTATGTCTCCGGCTTTTCAGACGTCGCAGACTTCCACGTTTATATCCGAAGCAGTAGCAATGATGTGCTTTACCAGTCGGACTATGCCTATAACGATCGTACCGCCCAGATCCCGGTGGAGGAACTCTCGGCGCTAGGAGAAGAGACACTGCGTGGCGCTGAAATATGTATAGTATCCCGGGATAGCGATGGAAATACGCGGAAGTGGTTCTCCGGGCAGTGCCAGCAACTACCTTCGCTGAAGCGACCCCGGACATTCTTCTTCGGAAACTTTCAGGTCAGGGGAGGCGTTTCCCGGACCTCCAGCAGCCTACCTCATTGCCTTTTGTATATAATActcgttttgtttgttgcccGATTGTAG
- the LOC120446720 gene encoding dnaJ homolog subfamily C member 11, whose amino-acid sequence MASDHEESDAELDENYYTFLNLPRDATAEQINTAYRKQSRMFHPDKHLEPDSKKKAEIMFNRTKRAYEVLSDPQQRAIYDSVGEKGLRTEGWEILHRTKTPDEIREEYERLAEAAAERRLQQRTNPRGNITINVNATEIFAPYDDSEMPRVEIGSMSIAQSIEAPITRKDMIVMSGNLYSSNGNGSGGFVIAGRRLLSKGWLELCAGAGNGFLLGLKGGRTLSQKLTLNGGTNLNFRDQGVIPALFSTLAVQLDKHTMGSLTLNAGPQSSMSTQIDHSKETYSLSSSLVIGTPHVYFGLSYTRKMMENELKLKLAAKVGTFGFMGEYGVEKKVSKYSSVTATVSIGVPSGVILKFKILRSNQSYVFPIHLSDEIVPAAVFYASVTPVIAWFFIKKTVMDPMVAERKTIEVERTKRQNEQRLSAKRQEASAAIHLMQATYNRIMTEELARNGLIVTRAVYGCTAEAGSQFKPEQSLDVTVPIQCMVKDGTLQLHDSSKSDLPGFYDPSIGDDKTLRIEYTYQNQFKVINVKDNEALRLPLPLPG is encoded by the exons ATGGCTTCTGATCACGAGGAGTCCGACGCAGAGCTGGACGAGAACTATTATACGTTTCTTAATTTGCCCCGCGAT GCCACCGCGGAGCAGATCAACACGGCGTACCGGAAACAGAGCCGCATGTTCCACCCGGACAAGCACCTGGAGCCGGATAGCAAGAAGAAGGCCGAGATCATGTTCAACCGCACGAAGCGTGCGTACGAGGTGCTCTCGGATCCCCAGCAGCGGGCCATCTACGACTCTGTGGGCGAGAAGGGACTGCGCACCGAGGGCTGGGAGATTCTGCACCGGACAAAGACTCCAGATGAGATTCGGGAGGAGTATGAGCGGCTGGCGGAGGCGGCCGCTGAAAGACGTCTTCAGCAGCGGACCAATCCTCGTGGTAACATCACCATCAACGTGAATGCCACGGAGATATTTGCGCCGTACGACGACTCCGAAATGCCTCGCGTAGAGATCGGCTCCATGAGCATTGCCCAGTCCATCGAGGCTCCGATCACGCGCAAAGATATGATTGTTATGAGCGGCAACCTGTACTCATCCAATGGCAATGGTAGCGGTGGCTTTGTGATCGCCGGACGCCGGCTGCTCAGCAAGGGCTGGCTAGAACTGTGTGCCGGAGCTGGCAACGGATTCCTTCTGGGCCTTAAGG GCGGCCGCACTCTTAGCCAAAAGCTAACGCTCAATGGCGGCACTAATCTAAACTTTCGTGACCAAGGTGTCATACCCGCCCTGTTCTCCACTCTGGCCGTTCAGCTGGACAAGCACACGATGGGGAGCCTAACGCTAAACGCCGGTCCGCAGTCCTCCATGTCCACTCAGATCGATCACTCCAAAGAGACGTACTCGCTGAGTTCGTCACTGGTGATTGGAACGCCGCATGTTTACTTCGGACTTTCTTACACCCGCAAGATGATGGAGAATGAGCTCAAGCTTAAACTGGCGGCAAA AGTTGGAACCTTTGGCTTTATGGGAGAGTATGGAGTGGAAAAGAAGGTTTCCAAGTACAGTTCTGTGACGGCCACGGTATCGATTGGTGTGCCTTCTGGAGTCATACTTAAATTCAA AATACTTCGTTCAAATCAATCGTATGTGTTCCCTATCCATCTAAGCGATGAGATAGTACCAGCTGCAGTTTTCTACGCCTCGGTGACTCCAGTGATTGCGTGGTTCTTCATCAAAAAGACTGTGATGGACCCGATGGTGGCGGAGCGAAAGACCATTGAGGTGGAGCGGACGAAGCGTCAGAATGAGCAGAGACTGTCCGCCAAGAGGCAGGAGGCGAGTGCCGCCATTCATCTAATGCAGGCCACGTACAATAGGATCATGACCGAGGAGCTGGCGAGGAATGGGCTGATTGTCACACGAGCCGTCTACGGCTGTACTGCGGAGGCCGGCAGTCAGTTCAAGCCAGAGCAGTCGCTCGACGTCACCGTACCCATTCAATGCATGGTCAAGGACGGGACCCTGCAGCTGCATGACTCATCAAAG AGCGACCTGCCCGGCTTCTATGATCCGAGCATCGGCGATGATAAGACTCTGCGGATAGAGTACACCTATCAAAACCAGTTCAAAGTGATTAACGTCAAGGACAACGAGGCGCTGCGACTGCCGCTACCGCTGCCAGGATAG
- the LOC120446722 gene encoding inactive selenide, water dikinase-like protein, translating to MSYAADVLNSAHLELHGGGDAELRRPFDPTAHDLDASFRLTRFADLKGRGCKVPQDVLSKLVSALQQDYSAQDQEPQFLNVAIPRIGIGLDCSVIPLRHGGLCLVQTTDFFYPIVDDPYMMGKIACANVLSDLYAMGVTDCDNMLMLLAVSTKMTEKERDVVIPLIMRGFKDSALEAGTTVTGGQSVVNPWCTIGGVASTICQPNEYIVPDNAVVGDVLVLTKPLGTQVAVNAHQWIDQPERWNRIKLVVSEEDVRKAYHRAMNSMSRLNRVAARLMHKYNAHGATDITGFGLLGHAQTLAAHQKKDVSFVIHNLPVIAKMAAVAKACGNMFQLLQGHSAETSGGLLICLPREQAAAYCKDIEKQEGYQAWIIGIVEKGNKTARIIDKPRVIEVPAKD from the coding sequence ATGAGCTACGCCGCTGATGTGCTGAACTCGGCCCACTTGGAGCTCCATGGCGGTGGCGACGCCGAGCTGCGTCGTCCATTCGATCCCACAGCTCACGATTTGGATGCTTCATTCCGGCTCACACGCTTCGCGGATCTTAAGGGGCGCGGCTGCAAGGTGCCACAGGATGTGCTATCCAAGCTGGTGTCCGCCCTGCAGCAGGACTACTCCGCCCAGGACCAGGAACCGCAGTTCCTCAACGTCGCCATTCCCCGGATCGGTATTGGCCTGGACTGCTCCGTCATTCCGCTGCGACACGGCGGTCTCTGCCTGGTGCAAACCACTGACTTCTTCTACCCCATTGTCGATGATCCCTACATGATGGGCAAAATTGCGTGCGCCAATGTGCTCAGCGATTTGTACGCGATGGGAGTCACTGATTGCGACAACATGCTGATGCTGTTGGCGGTTAGCACCAAGATGACAGAGAAGGAGCGTGACGTGGTCATTCCGTTGATCATGCGAGGCTTTAAGGATTCCGCTTTGGAGGCGGGCACCACTGTGACTGGAGGCCAGAGCGTGGTCAATCCGTGGTGCACCATTGGAGGGGTTGCCTCGACCATTTGCCAGCCAAATGAGTATATTGTGCCAGATAACGCCGTGGTTGGGGATGTCCTGGTGCTGACCAAGCCACTTGGCACCCAGGTGGCTGTAAATGCCCACCAATGGATTGACCAGCCGGAGCGCTGGAACCGCATCAAACTGGTGGTGTCCGAGGAAGATGTGCGCAAGGCCTACCACCGGGCGATGAACTCAATGTCGCGGCTCAACCGTGTTGCCGCCCGCCTCATGCACAAGTACAATGCCCATGGTGCGACCGACATCACCGGATTCGGACTGCTCGGCCACGCACAAACCCTGGCTGCGCATCAGAAGAAGGATGTCTCCTTTGTTATCCACAATCTGCCGGTGATTGCCAAGATGGCCGCTGTGGCCAAAGCCTGCGGCAACATGTTCCAGCTGCTGCAAGGCCACTCGGCGGAGACCTCGGGAGGATTACTGATCTGCCTGCCGCGAGAGCAGGCCGCTGCCTACTGCAAGGACATCGAGAAGCAGGAGGGTTACCAAGCCTGGATCATCGGCATCGTTGAGAAGGGCAATAAGACCGCCCGCATCATCGACAAGCCCCGCGTCATCGAGGTGCCCGCCAAGGACTAG
- the LOC120446719 gene encoding uncharacterized protein LOC120446719 produces MQYSSSSENYSSSLRDKPSKWGRNDKNYAYKKSSYQYSSSGDNNVSYQGKSPDQNIDQLDALLEDLKQERQITNRERDLLPSNGTTYRTLERTDPSGTVTRTTRVVKTSKHSGTGGQQPFIDDVETFSPTDYSTLQSTAKYSSLKRDEFQTKDKPYTLAHSPSGGQYESKSKIYESNRTINNNVELLPATSSTHQTLTSGTTIDKELQDIALSDGILPAPGTKVTTTVRTYTYEIPATGPGSNTSTINRTHTLNNSNTLSNSYKLHESHNSSQNFSQLSPVPHPQPTHTVPQTVVYNTESYSTLNRNGDRPVVSNQSYEIREHKETTTRGVSPQPRQLPLGSGPAGTPPGNRTVIYNIHKTDHVNTVNELPPQQRYPPRSPAHSPNYGGPHSPPLQPGVNRYYYKETETSNTVNSIHGPPNGGPCEPGLPQSAPLKQLPPNNAYPQQPPNGNGYPPNSTTYSYKYSSTTNTNNRRGPDYGSPSPFPVDGVEYPVNSNPPQRVDDLMQSFGTTTDHVDRVDIETPVRKREIETAVASPNQQHVPSVNKAGKEVYYPPGHDTIVMKREEMHAGSASGGRWAKGSGMYEYESGSKSKTKTKSGAAMVPVCLPLCCAMPCSIM; encoded by the exons atgcaGTACTCGAGCAGTTCGGAAAATTACTCATCCTCGTTGCGGGACAAGCCCTCAAAATGGGGCAGG AACGACAAGAACTACGCCTATAAGAAGTCATCCTATCAATACTCAAGTTCTGGCGACAACAATGTCTCGTACCAGGGCAAATCCCCCGACCAGAACATAGATCAATTGGATGCCTTGCTGGAGGATCTGAAGCAGGAACGTCAGATTACCAACAGGGAACGCGATCTGCTGCCCAGCAATGGAACCACTTATAGGACACT TGAGCGCACTGATCCTTCGGGCACCGTAACGAGGACTACGCGAGTGGTGAAGACCAGCAAGCACTCGGGTACCGGTGGCCAGCAGCCATTTATTGATGATGTGGAGACCTTCAGTCCCACCGATTACAGCACCCTTCAGTCCACGGCCAAGTACTCCAGCTTGAAGAGGGATGAGTTCCAGACCAAGGACAAGCCCTATACTCTGG CCCACTCTCCCAGTGGTGGACAGTACGAGAGCAAGTCGAAGATCTACGAGAGCAATCGCACCATTAACAACAACGTGGAGCTGCTGCCCGCTACGAGCAGCACCCATCAGACGTTGACCAGCGGCACCACCATCGACAAGGAGCTGCAGGACATCGCCCTGAGCGATGGCATCCTGCCCGCCCCAGGCACCAAGGTGACCACCACGGTGAGGACCTACACCTACGAGATCCCGGCCACTGGGCCcggcagcaacaccagcaccaTTAACCGCACTCACACGCTGAACAACTCGAATACGCTGAGCAACAGCTACAAGCTCCACGAGAGCCACAACTCCAGTCAGAACTTCTCGCAGCTTTCGCCCGTTCCGCACCCACAACCCACGCACACTGTGCCACAGACGGTGGTGTACAACACGGAGAGCTACTCCACGCTGAACAGGAATGGCGATCGTCCGGTGGTGAGCAACCAGTCCTACGAGATTAGGGAGCACAAGGAGACCACCACTCGCGGTGTGAGCCCACAGCCCCGTCAATTGCCTTTGGGATCGGGTCCGGCGGGAACTCCACCGGGCAACCGTACGGTCATCTACAACATCCACAAGACGGATCACGTCAACACAGTCAATGAGCTGCCACCTCAGCAGCGCTATCCGCCGCGCAGTCCGGCCCACAGTCCCAATTACGGAGGACCACACAGTCCACCACTGCAGCCGGGAGTGAATCGCTACTACTACAAGGAGACAGAGACCTCAAACACGGTCAACAGCATCCACGGACCGCCGAACGGTGGACCCTGCGAGCCGGGTCTACCTCAGTCCGCTCCCCTGAAGCAGCTGCCACCCAACAACGCGTACCCACAGCAGCCACCAAATGGCAATGGTTATCCCCCAAATTCGACCACTTACAGCTACAAATACTCCTCGACCACCAACACAAACAACCGACGTGGTCCTGACTACGGCTCCCCATCTCCATTCCCCGTGGATGGCGTCGAGTATCCAGTGAATAGCAATCCTCCCCAGCGCGTGGACGATCTGATGCAGTCATTCGGCACT ACCACTGACCATGTGGATCGCGTGGACATTGAGACTCCAGTGCGCAAGCGTGAAATCGAGACGGCGGTTGCCTCGCCCAACCAGCAGCATGTGCCATCCGTGAACAAGGCGGGAAAAGAGGTGTACTATCCACCTGGTCACGACACCATCGTGATGAAGCGCGAGGAGATGCATGCTGGATCCGCCTCAGGC GGTCGCTGGGCCAAGGGATCCGGAATGTACGAGTACGAGTCCGGCTCCAAGTCAAAGACGAAAACCAAGTCCGGTGCCGCCATGGTGCCCGTGTGCCTGCCCCTCTGCTGTGCCATGCCCTGCTCCATTATGTAG
- the LOC120446721 gene encoding beta-1,4-N-acetylgalactosaminyltransferase bre-4: MSLFTKANIIRFLAGAICLLLVLNFVGFRTDGGSGTSLSKLSIRRVHKYAHIYGNASSDGVGGGEASRLPAAPLALSKDRERDQELHGGPNSTIRTVIATANFTSIPQDLTHFLLGTNKLLPPGQKSTSALLANCTDPDPRNGGPIMPNTTLESLDIIEAELGPLLRPGGAFQPENCNAQHHVAIVVPFRDRYAHLSVFLRNIHPFLMKQRIAYRIFIVEQTNGKPFNRAAMMNIGFLEALKLYQWDCFIFHDVDLLPLDDRNLYNCPRQPRHMSVAIDTLNFRLPYRSIFGGVSAMTREHFQAVNGFSNSFFGWGGEDDDMSNRLKHANLFISRYPVNIARYKMLKHQKEKANPKRYENLQNGMSKIEQDGINSIKYAIYSIKQFPTFTWYLAELKNSERKS, translated from the exons ATGTCCCTCTTCACAAAGGCGAATATCATACGCTTCCTAGCCGGCGCGATATGCTTGTTGCTGGTGCTTAACTTTGTGGGCTTCCGCACCGACGGAGGCAGCGGCACGTCCCTCAGCAAGCTCAG CATTCGGCGTGTACATAAGTATGCTCATATCTACGGGAACGCTAGCAGCGATGGAGTCGGAGGCGGAGAAGCTTCCAGGCTGCCCGCTGCCCCGCTCGCCTTATCCAAAGACAGAGAGCGGGACCAGGAGCTCCATGGCGGACCCAACTCTACCATAAGAACTGTGATTGCCACGGCAAACTTTACTTCCATTCCACAAGACTTAACGCACTTCCTGCTGGGCACAAACAAATTATTGCCCCCGGGACAGAAATCCACATCCGCCCTCCTTGCAAACTGCACTGATCCCGATCCCCGTAATG GTGGACCCATCATGCCCAACACGACACTGGAGTCACTGGACATCATTGAAGCAGAGCTCGGACCTCTCCTGCGCCCTGGTGGCGCCTTTCAGCCAGAAAACTGCAATGCCCAGCACCACGTGGCCATTGTGGTGCCCTTCCGCGATCGATACGCCCATCTATCAGTTTTCCTGCGCAACATCCACCCATTTCTGATGAAGCAGCGCATTGCCTATCGCATTTTCATTGTAGAGCAGACCAACGGAAAGCCCTTCAATCGGGCTGCCATGATGAACATTGGTTTTTTGGAGGCCTTAAAGCTGTACCAGTGGGATTGTTTTATATTCCACGATGTCGATCTTCTGCCTTTGGACGACCGCAATCTTTACAACTGTCCACGTCAGCCGCGGCACATGTCAGTGGCTATAGACACGCTGAACTTCAG GTTGCCTTATCGATCAATATTTGGAGGTGTTTCCGCAATGACGCGTGAGCACTTTCAGGCCGTAAATGGGTTCTCTAACTCATTCTTTGGCTGGGGCGGCGAGGATGACGACATGTCCAACAGGTTGAAGCACGCCAACCTATTCATATCAAGGTATCCGGTCAACATAGCCCGCTACAAGATGCTGAAGCATCAGAAGGAAAAGGCCAATCCTAAGCG CTATGAAAACCTACAGAACGGCATGAGCAAAATAGAACAGGATGGAATCAACTCAATAAAGTATGCTATCTACAGCATCAAGCAATTTCCAACCTTCACTTGGTATTTAGCCGAGCTAAAGAACTCCGAGCGCAAAAGTTAG